The Vidua macroura isolate BioBank_ID:100142 chromosome 2, ASM2450914v1, whole genome shotgun sequence DNA window TGCCTCCTTGAAACTTAGTAACCTGAGCATGACTGACGAGGGCCCTTATACCTGCTACGTGGGAACAGCACAAGATGGAACAGAAGTGGAAGTGCTGCTACGTGTAAAAGGTCAGTAAGGTGTCAAAAACCCCTGGATCACAACACTGCAAATGGGATGGCACCAACAGATTTCCTTGTGTTGTTTCTCCCATGGAATCAAAATCCTTCAACCCAGCAGAGCACCTTTTGGGCCTGATGGTGTTATGCagcagtttttttcctctggtgaaATATTGCAACATGGATTGGAAAATTTTAGTGCAGCACTTGTTTTCATAACCTACTGCACCCTGCTTTCTAAGGGGTAATTATGTGGTACACATAATGTGGCTTCTCAGAACAGTACAAATCTTGGCCTTGTAAGTAGCTGTGCTTTCTTCTGAAATCAAACACAGATGAAGTTTTGTTCTCGGCTATATTCATTCTCCGCAGTGGTATTTCAAAAGAGTAATCAGTTCAAGTTAAAAACCATTTCATAAGTagtaggatttattttttaaatttttttttcatctacagCTCCTTCTTCTTATGCACTGGAATACCAAAAGACAAACACAGAAAGAAGACTGAAGTGCTATGCTTTTCTCACTTATCCAGCACCAACTATATCTTGGGTACAGGGCAATATATCCATCCAAGAGACAGATCAGGAGGAAACTAGGAATGGAATTCTCTATTCTCTTAGAAGTGACAAGGACATTGTAAACACGACAGATACTTACTACTGTCATATTCATTTGGATCATGAAGTGTGGGCTGCTGAATGGAAGATGCAAGGTAGGAATGAAATCTCTTTCAGCATTGTTACTGAATTTCACAGCTGGCTTCAGAGTTAAACTAAAGACAGTCTTTCTGCAGTGGGGCAAAATGGATATGGGACAGTGCAAAAGAATATACCTTTCTCTCTGAAATGCATTTGTTAGGATTACAAGGCAGCATTGTAAGTTACTTCCAAAAAGTAGGAATGAGAGGAGCTAGCTCACCCTTCTGTAAGTTACCTTGACTCTTAACATCTTTTGTATATCAGTTTCACATTTTAAGAGGTGCCTAATAAACAAACTTTACCCTCTGTCAATGAAAGAATTCTGCCTATTGGACAAATACATTGAAACCTTAGAGAATATGTGGGTTCTGTGAGGGAGGTGAAAGTTTGCCTGCTGCTCTAGCTGCACATGAATTTTACTCTGTCCATTTCCCATCTTTTGCCAGACTTTTATTGGTACTGTTTGATCCTTTCATTGTACTTCTGTTCACATGCATCCTTAAGTACCAGTCTGAGTGCTGGGGTGCATGGGAATGGAAAGCAGCAAACAGtttgcattttggaaaacagcagctcATTTTGTTAGTTAAGGAAAAGCAGGATTATGAAAGACTGCTTTGTCTTCCTCCTGAATTTCATTGGAAATTCAGTTCGAGTAAATAACTGGTGGTTTTCAACCTCTCCTGTTCCTTAGGAAATACTTTTAATTGAAGGAAGAGCAATGCAAGAGCAGTTCTCTTGTGAGATTTGCATGGATGCTTCCATCACCCTGATTACCGCCTAAAGTGTATGCAGACACGCAGTTCCTAACCCACTGCATAAACTCCAGAACAAgagttcagtttttaatttacatGGAATAGCTTACAATATGGAAGGTTTCCAGTATGGCATCCTAGTAGCTAGCAAGTGCACTGTAAGTGTCTGTTTTGTTATCTCTGCCTGATCCGCAAGATAAAAAGGTACATATCATTACACATGTACTTGCATTTCCCTGCATCCATCTAACCCCTCAGtagaatattttgaaaacaaactactttccttttgtttctatAATAACAGCGTGGGGtacaattttgttttttttgtcttgatgaTTTTCAGCCCCACACCTTTGTTCATTAAACCCCCCTCCCTCACAGAAATCAAGTGTAGTTACACCATGTCAAAATAATCTattattttcctctccagctgACTGCTAGCCACCACTGCTGTCAAATCCCTGCTGTCAAATCCGTAGTTGTGCTATGATGTTAATTTGTCTTGTAttagtattttatatattagGTGTTAATTCCACTTAcctgccttctccttccctttcctgtttttttaaagctatttatTAATTGTTAAATGTTCAACATAGACAAGTAAAGTACTTAAGTTCACCATAACTGAAAGTTATTTCTGACTTCATACAATCTTTTTAGTTAAATTATGTTGTGTTTTATCTTTTGCTTCAGATATGCAGGTATCTGATCAGttccattttctctctgctcccagcatgTGGAATTTCCTGCTCTTTTACACAGTAACATAGAGGAGACTAAATCACTTCTATCAATGAGCCCCTCAATTGAGGAAAAATagtcaaatttttaaaaaaggattcATAAAGAATTCATAAATATTGCAAATATCAATTAGATTTTTTAGTGTAAGATAcgtgtgtttttaaaatcttcagaTGCTTCTAGAAACATACTGTGATATTTGAATACAATATCAACGTAGTGAAATATGTTTTTGTATTTGTTCATGGTAGTATCAaacctaagaaaaaaaatcacaaaatgtcTAGATAACCTtcacagtatttttcaaaaaaagtgCAGAGAGCTCTTTATCTGTTTCAGACCACCTGCCTAAGGTGGAAGGAGAGAGCACCATAATTTCTTGTGATTATGGTGGAAGGAGAGAGCACCATAATTCAGACGCTGCAAGCACTGATGGTTTCAGTGTTGTCTGGACATTACACAGAAATGCAGTGACCTCAGTCCTGGCCTCCTTCAATGGCACATTTCACTCTCACCAGCCTCGAGTCCAGGTTAACGAAAGTGACTTTTCACTGAGGTTGGATCATCTTACTGCAGGTGACAGTGGAGAATATCTGTGTAATATCTCAACACCTCTCTACACAAAACTTGCTGTGACAACTTTGCGTATCGGTAAGTTGCTGCTCCTTTCATTTCAGAGGTTGAGGACCATTTAAGACAATGCACAGCCAAAGGGTCAATCAGAAatctcaaaaataattattacatAAAAAGAATCAATACTACAAGAATGAGTTAAAAACTAGTCATGGAAACAGCTCTAGAGTTCAGAATATACTCCTTGAGGGGGGACATTGGCTCCACTGGAAGATGCTTTTCTCTGTGAATGTCTTCAGCCTTCATTACGTGAATGGGTGAGAATGTAGttgggacagcagtgacagctgtTTGCCAGCTCTCAGTACGCTGATGCAACATGTGCTTACTTTTGTGTAATTTGATGTGATTGGTAGAGTTGGGTGGAAGAgagacatattttatttttgttggctCAGGGGAAAAACAGTTACCAAAGATGTGTTTATTTAAAGAccagaagtttatttttttcagtcagcagCTTATTGTGGCAAAGGTTACAAAATCAgtgtctgccttttttttcagttagcAGCTTATTGTGGCAAAGGTTACAAAATCAGTGTCTGCCTTCAGTTGCCACCAACTGCTGTCATAGCTGAGGACACAGCAGGGCTCTCAGAATTCTGTCCTAAGTGCTCTGCTGACAGCAAACATAGCTTTAAATGTAGCAGAGAGATGATGGTAAGCCCAAAGCTTGTGGTATAAGTTTGGCTGCAGAAGAAAGCTTGTTGAGAACAAACAGTTGttattttcaaagctttaaTTCTACGCAGCAGGCCTTTTTTAGGCCTGGGGATATATATGTTTAAATGCCTGTGTTTTTATGAGGTGTAGTAAATTCCCAGCTGTGAAATCTTACTTACAGTTATTTTATTGTCAGTAGCACATACAACAGTAGCACACAGACATTTCACACAATTACGTACAATCACTGAAAAGATTGAGAACTAATAAAAGGCACCTCTTCTAAACAAAGAAGAGAACTTGAAGCAAGCCAGCAAGGTATGAAAAATAGAGACAACATAACAGATAAGGGGTTAGAATAAGTAACAATAACTACAGATGAGCACCTTTGTGGCTTTCAGCACAGCCTGAAAGCAGATAAGTGGCTGGAGAAAGTAGGGAATGGGCTAGACCATGTTGGCAGCCATAGTACAGCAGTTTCTTAGCCATCAGAAGGGTTTCCAAGGGCCACTGGAAAGAAGgcttttgaggggaaaaaagagatttacAATCATCTCTCCTGCTTAAGGAAGGGTTGCAGCTTAAAGCTGCTCTTCTAAAGGAATTTACAGGATATAAACATAGGTGTGCATGTGGTTACAGAGTCAAGCTAAAGGCACTGACTAGACTAAATGCTCTGTTTTAGCAGTTCTTATTTTTTAGCTGTTTTCCAGACATTCATATGAAGTTTCCAGAGGAAtgtagaatttttaaaattctttggaCAAGACACAGCAGGGGAAAAGACAACCTGAGGTAGAAGAGCCATACAGTTCTTCTGACAGTTTGGTGCTGTGCAGAGGTTTCTTCTAGTTGGGCTTTGATATCCTGTGGAATCCATGGTTATCACTCATCTCAGGATTTCTTATGTCCACCTAGATTGCGTGGTTGCACTATGAAGCTGGGCAATATTTCAGATTAAAGTTGCAAAGATTTTGCAGCAGGAGTAATGAAATTTTTGATCCAGGTTGGATAAcatttgcagagctgctctaCTGTAAATCAGCAGTGCTGTTAATGGCACTAAGCACCTTACCTGGAGACAGTGTTTAGCACACTGGGCAGTTGATTGGTTTTAAATGGGACTTGTATTAAGAAGTTGTCAAATCCTATCCCATGAGCACACATGGAATTTGCTATCAGCACAATTAAGTAAAATAATCTCAGCTATTCACACTTAAGTCAGTAAAGTATCACTTCAAAGTCTTACTCTATGAGTCAAGTAACTTGAACATTGTTGTCCTTGTCTCTGTTTccttttaatgtttctttctcCCTAAATCATACCTTATAGattataaataagaaaaaaatcatagctTTGATATATTTATTGAACaataagcactttttttgtacttgtatttttaaagaaaattcaggTAACACTGGGAAAATTGTGCTAGGAGTGTTTGGTGCAGTGGCAATAGCAGTGGCAATAGCAGTGGTACTTTGCTGTTTCAAGGTATGTACAATCATTAGAGTACTTATTTTTTAAGATACTGTTGATACCAAGACCCTCAAGATTTGAAGAAGGGTTTGAGCCAAACAttggaactttaaaaaaattggtaCTCAGTAGCTGTAGCTAGATAGTTATGATTAAACAACTGCATTGTTAGCATTGATTGCTAGGCTGATCTTAGGTtttaagaaaaagggaagacaATCCTAATGTGAACGGGCTGCCTGGACAAGGGGCACCAGGAGTAAAGTCAAAAGAACTGAGCAGTAAATGGGGAAAGGTAATTCTGGCACTGGGAAATGGAAACCATTAACCACCTCCTCAAAATGGACCCCCGACTCAAATTGAAGGGAAGTACCTAAATCCAGACCTTGAATGTTTGTCTGAAGATTTTATCACAGTCTGAATTTGGTAAGCTTCAGGAGACGTTTTATGGGTACCATGAGGTACAGCAAAAACACATGAGAAAGAAAACTCTGAAATTATTATGCCTCagtcttttttcattt harbors:
- the HHLA2 gene encoding HERV-H LTR-associating protein 2 isoform X1: MKGQNIPAVIICLFHVSATLWGFTEQEVTGLFSKDCILPCHFPAGHDEVIHWKKENKYVHSYYQQKDQLKEQDPHYRLRTHLFHESIPSGNASLKLSNLSMTDEGPYTCYVGTAQDGTEVEVLLRVKAPSSYALEYQKTNTERRLKCYAFLTYPAPTISWVQGNISIQETDQEETRNGILYSLRSDKDIVNTTDTYYCHIHLDHEVWAAEWKMQDHLPKVEGESTIISCDYGGRREHHNSDAASTDGFSVVWTLHRNAVTSVLASFNGTFHSHQPRVQVNESDFSLRLDHLTAGDSGEYLCNISTPLYTKLAVTTLRIEKKEERNHMNTLTYRKKIALCTQILLMLVMKRTKSSSTFPFELQ
- the HHLA2 gene encoding HERV-H LTR-associating protein 2 isoform X2 codes for the protein MKGQNIPAVIICLFHVSATLWGFTEQEVTGLFSKDCILPCHFPAGHDEVIHWKKENKYVHSYYQQKDQLKEQDPHYRLRTHLFHESIPSGNASLKLSNLSMTDEGPYTCYVGTAQDGTEVEVLLRVKAPSSYALEYQKTNTERRLKCYAFLTYPAPTISWVQGNISIQETDQEETRNGILYSLRSDKDIVNTTDTYYCHIHLDHEVWAAEWKMQDHLPKVEGESTIISCDYGGRREHHNSDAASTDGFSVVWTLHRNAVTSVLASFNGTFHSHQPRVQVNESDFSLRLDHLTAGDSGEYLCNISTPLYTKLAVTTLRIENSGNTGKIVLGVFGAVAIAVAIAVVLCCFKKKRKRGII
- the HHLA2 gene encoding HERV-H LTR-associating protein 2 isoform X3, producing the protein MKGQNIPAVIICLFHVSATLWAGHDEVIHWKKENKYVHSYYQQKDQLKEQDPHYRLRTHLFHESIPSGNASLKLSNLSMTDEGPYTCYVGTAQDGTEVEVLLRVKAPSSYALEYQKTNTERRLKCYAFLTYPAPTISWVQGNISIQETDQEETRNGILYSLRSDKDIVNTTDTYYCHIHLDHEVWAAEWKMQDHLPKVEGESTIISCDYGGRREHHNSDAASTDGFSVVWTLHRNAVTSVLASFNGTFHSHQPRVQVNESDFSLRLDHLTAGDSGEYLCNISTPLYTKLAVTTLRIEKKEERNHMNTLTYRKKIALCTQILLMLVMKRTKSSSTFPFELQ